A single window of Archangium gephyra DNA harbors:
- a CDS encoding caspase family protein — protein MRRLVITLLAVLAACASPGSLEKGDKGGLVSVKVDERALSTAYAPRRLALLVGVSQFQDAQWRDLRYATKDAEDLGAALRDPARGHFDSVRVLSRPEETTRASILAALRQLRQEATRPDDVVVVYFSAHGTLSRDGRGELKRYLVTTDASFRAIAQTALPMDELKSEFDQLPSRRRLMVLATCHSGSGKSLLPKELEAELAGIKAGFYARPLEESSRASMVFAACDWGETAREDEGLQNDIYTHFLIDGLNGAADRNSDGAVTATEAHDHARRSTYAFTQGRQRPSAEILEVGADPVVLSGHIDRTGRPELFSYNPRLDGFTLKVDGETRTELPGGAAVPPGRRTVELTKGEDVLLREVVDISVGERLPLERLLSETFPRRSLSLMGGMFSFVDARSRNELLPASPELALVLRLEERPLPDLSLVFDLSGGRGRQNLHLAPGTSVPFTYTSLSMGAAVPYTWRWEHLSLYAGPRVAALFLQRSFQTEAFTGGQQYFTVSPGVVGGVVWRLGERLELSAQTQLMVTYVVVDGQGQAVGFSGGWAGVGYRF, from the coding sequence GTGAGGCGACTCGTCATCACGTTGCTGGCGGTGCTCGCGGCCTGCGCGAGTCCGGGCTCGCTCGAGAAGGGCGACAAGGGCGGGCTCGTGTCCGTGAAGGTGGACGAGCGCGCGCTGTCCACGGCCTATGCCCCCCGGCGCCTGGCGCTGCTGGTGGGCGTGTCGCAATTCCAGGACGCGCAGTGGAGGGACCTGCGCTACGCCACCAAGGACGCGGAGGACCTGGGCGCGGCGCTGAGGGACCCGGCGCGCGGCCACTTCGATTCGGTGCGCGTCCTGTCGCGCCCCGAGGAGACGACGCGGGCCTCCATCCTCGCGGCGCTGCGCCAGCTGCGGCAGGAGGCCACGCGGCCGGATGACGTGGTGGTGGTGTACTTCTCCGCGCACGGCACGCTGTCGCGCGACGGCCGGGGCGAGCTCAAGCGCTACCTGGTCACCACGGACGCCTCGTTCCGGGCCATCGCGCAGACGGCGCTGCCCATGGACGAGCTGAAGTCCGAGTTCGATCAGCTGCCCTCGCGCCGCCGGCTCATGGTGCTGGCCACCTGCCACAGTGGCAGCGGCAAGTCGCTGCTGCCCAAGGAGCTGGAGGCCGAGCTGGCCGGCATCAAGGCCGGCTTCTACGCGCGCCCCCTCGAGGAGTCGAGCCGGGCCTCCATGGTGTTCGCCGCCTGCGACTGGGGCGAGACGGCCCGCGAGGACGAGGGGCTCCAGAACGACATCTACACCCACTTCCTCATCGACGGGCTGAATGGCGCGGCGGACCGCAACTCCGACGGCGCCGTCACCGCCACCGAGGCGCATGATCACGCGCGCCGCTCCACCTACGCCTTCACCCAGGGGCGGCAGCGGCCCTCGGCGGAGATCCTCGAGGTGGGGGCGGATCCGGTGGTGCTCTCCGGCCACATCGACCGGACGGGCCGCCCGGAGCTCTTCTCGTACAACCCCCGGCTGGACGGCTTCACGCTGAAGGTGGACGGAGAGACGCGCACGGAGCTGCCCGGGGGCGCCGCGGTGCCGCCGGGCCGGCGCACCGTGGAGCTGACCAAGGGGGAGGACGTCCTGCTGCGCGAGGTGGTGGACATCTCCGTGGGCGAGCGGCTGCCGCTGGAGCGCCTGCTGTCGGAGACCTTCCCGAGGCGCTCGCTGTCGTTGATGGGCGGCATGTTCTCCTTCGTGGACGCACGCAGCCGCAACGAGCTGCTGCCCGCCTCGCCGGAGCTGGCGCTGGTGCTGCGGCTGGAGGAGCGGCCGTTGCCGGACCTGAGCCTCGTCTTCGATCTGAGTGGCGGCCGGGGCCGGCAGAACCTGCACCTGGCGCCCGGCACCTCCGTCCCCTTCACCTACACCTCGCTGTCGATGGGGGCCGCGGTGCCCTACACCTGGCGGTGGGAGCATTTGTCGCTTTATGCGGGCCCGCGTGTGGCCGCTCTGTTCCTCCAGCGGTCCTTCCAGACAGAGGCCTTCACCGGTGGGCAGCAGTACTTCACCGTCAGCCCGGGCGTGGTGGGCGGCGTGGTGTGGCGGCTGGGCGAGCGGCTGGAGCTGAGCGCGCAGACGCAGCTGATGGTGACGTACGTGGTGGTGGATGGGCAGGGACAGGCCGTGGGTTTCTCCGGCGGATGGGCCGGAGTGGGGTACCGCTTCTGA
- a CDS encoding RNA polymerase sigma factor — translation MGSSRELTEWVVRAARGEAPAFSELYRRTRPLVARLTASFAPLDADEVEDVIQETYVRAFKALPRLKEPAAFEAWLLSIARNRARTRLERKGQTRRMDEEVSDPQPETVAVVPEALQLERDMAVVRQLIAELPEGEEKKTVHLFYVEGELSAREIAEKLGVGKSAVTMRLERFRARIKQELLRRVLAGRWE, via the coding sequence GTGGGTTCCTCTCGGGAACTGACGGAGTGGGTGGTGCGGGCCGCGCGAGGAGAGGCGCCTGCCTTCAGCGAGCTGTACCGGCGGACCCGGCCCCTGGTGGCCCGGTTGACGGCCAGTTTCGCGCCATTGGACGCGGATGAGGTGGAAGACGTGATTCAGGAGACCTACGTGCGCGCCTTCAAGGCGCTCCCCCGGCTCAAGGAGCCGGCGGCCTTCGAGGCGTGGCTCCTGTCCATCGCCCGCAACCGCGCCCGCACCCGCCTGGAGCGCAAGGGCCAGACCCGCCGCATGGACGAGGAGGTGTCCGACCCCCAGCCGGAGACCGTCGCGGTGGTGCCCGAGGCCCTCCAGCTCGAGCGGGACATGGCCGTGGTGCGCCAGCTCATCGCCGAGCTGCCCGAGGGCGAGGAGAAGAAGACCGTCCACCTCTTCTACGTGGAGGGGGAGCTGTCGGCCCGGGAGATCGCCGAGAAGCTCGGGGTGGGCAAGAGCGCCGTGACGATGCGCCTGGAGCGTTTCCGGGCCCGAATCAAGCAGGAGCTGCTCCGGCGCGTGCTCGCCGGACGGTGGGAGTAG
- the serC gene encoding 3-phosphoserine/phosphohydroxythreonine transaminase, with product MRVINFNAGPAGLPLPALERARDELLDFQGSGMSVMEHSHRGKEYESVHNEAISLLTELLGIPDTHQVLFLTGGASQQFAQVPMNFLPPGASADYLMTGVWSEKAYEEAKLVGQARIAATTVLPDKRYVRVPRQDELQLDPKAAYVHVTSNNTIYGTQWHRWPDVGNVPLVADMSSDFMWKPMDVSRFAFIYAGAQKNLGPSGVLIAVARKDFIARGRKDIPKIFRYSTHAENNSLYNTPPTLAIYLCRNVLAWAKQVGGVARLEQWNREKGELLYGALDKHAGFYHAPVERESRSYMNVVFKLPTPELDDTFVAEAKKAGMVGLKGYRTMGGIRASIYNAVTVDNVRTLVSFMEEFVRKNG from the coding sequence ATGCGCGTCATCAACTTCAACGCCGGCCCCGCCGGGTTGCCCCTGCCCGCCCTCGAGCGCGCGCGGGACGAGCTGCTGGATTTCCAGGGTTCCGGCATGTCCGTCATGGAGCACAGCCACCGGGGCAAGGAGTACGAGTCCGTCCACAACGAGGCCATCTCCCTGCTCACCGAGCTGCTGGGCATCCCGGACACCCACCAGGTGCTCTTCCTCACGGGCGGGGCGTCGCAGCAGTTCGCCCAGGTGCCGATGAACTTCCTGCCCCCGGGCGCCAGCGCGGACTACCTGATGACGGGGGTGTGGAGCGAGAAGGCCTACGAGGAGGCGAAGCTGGTGGGCCAGGCGCGCATCGCCGCCACCACGGTGCTGCCGGACAAGCGCTACGTGCGGGTGCCCCGCCAGGACGAGCTGCAGTTGGATCCGAAGGCGGCCTACGTCCACGTGACGAGCAACAACACCATCTACGGCACGCAGTGGCACCGCTGGCCGGACGTGGGCAACGTCCCGCTGGTGGCGGACATGAGCTCGGACTTCATGTGGAAGCCGATGGACGTGAGCCGCTTCGCCTTCATCTACGCGGGGGCGCAGAAGAACCTGGGCCCCTCGGGCGTGCTGATCGCCGTGGCGCGCAAGGACTTCATCGCCCGCGGCCGCAAGGACATCCCGAAGATCTTCCGCTACTCGACGCACGCGGAAAACAACTCGCTCTACAACACACCGCCGACCTTGGCCATCTACCTGTGCCGCAACGTGCTGGCGTGGGCGAAGCAGGTGGGGGGGGTGGCGCGGTTGGAGCAGTGGAACCGGGAGAAGGGCGAGCTGCTCTATGGGGCGCTCGACAAGCACGCGGGCTTCTACCATGCGCCGGTGGAGCGCGAGTCGCGCTCCTACATGAACGTGGTCTTCAAGCTGCCCACGCCGGAGCTGGACGACACCTTCGTGGCCGAGGCGAAGAAGGCGGGGATGGTGGGCCTCAAGGGGTACCGGACGATGGGAGGCATCCGGGCGTCCATCTACAACGCGGTGACGGTGGACAACGTGCGGACGCTGGTCTCCTTCATGGAGGAGTTCGTCCGGAAGAACGGCTAG
- a CDS encoding chalcone isomerase family protein: MKNATLFAAVMAVVLALPATAKEVAGVQFPETLKAEGKDLKLNGAGLRKKLVFNVYAAGLYVENPSQSAQQVIESDQVKRVRLSMLRDLDKKTITEAIVDGFKKNSKDKLPALQQRLDTFTAAIPDVKKGEELLLTYVPGKGTTIESKGGQKISVEGKDFSDALFSVWLGKSPVDGSLRDGMLGKE; encoded by the coding sequence ATGAAGAACGCCACGCTGTTCGCCGCTGTGATGGCCGTTGTGCTCGCGCTGCCCGCCACCGCCAAGGAGGTCGCGGGCGTGCAGTTTCCCGAGACGCTCAAGGCCGAGGGGAAGGACCTGAAGCTCAATGGCGCGGGCCTGCGCAAGAAGCTCGTCTTCAACGTGTACGCGGCCGGCCTGTACGTGGAGAACCCGTCGCAGAGTGCCCAGCAGGTCATCGAGTCGGATCAGGTGAAGCGGGTGCGCCTGTCGATGCTGCGTGACCTGGACAAGAAGACGATCACCGAGGCGATCGTCGACGGGTTCAAGAAGAACTCGAAGGACAAGCTGCCGGCGCTGCAGCAGCGGCTGGACACCTTCACGGCGGCGATTCCGGACGTGAAGAAGGGCGAGGAGCTGTTGCTGACGTATGTGCCGGGCAAGGGCACGACGATCGAGAGCAAGGGAGGGCAGAAGATCTCCGTGGAGGGCAAGGACTTCTCGGATGCGCTCTTCTCGGTGTGGCTGGGGAAGAGCCCGGTGGACGGGAGCCTCCGGGACGGGATGCTGGGCAAGGAGTAG
- a CDS encoding M13 family metallopeptidase has translation MRKALLAACCLVVSACKTAEPTPTPPAPQPPQEQPAPAPKPLPPGLDGTAINEQANPCEDFYEYACGNWVKNTEIPADRPRWSRGFDSIAARNEEVLRELLEASSTGKAAEGTPYAQKLGDYYGACMDEAQLEASLPALKAELAKLTAVKNAKDLAQVVGTLHARSVFPLFHLGSNNDLKDASQVIGEVDQGGLGLPDRDYYLKDDEKSKGLRTAYAEHLKNLFVLLGETPEQAAKSAATVLETETALAKASLTRVERREPKSLYHRLERKGLKTEVPAFAWDVYFTAAGAKDLQTLNVTHPPFFKEVERLVKTAKPETWKPYLTAHYVLSVVPALPKAFQAERFRFTSQNLTGAKEDVPRWKKCVRFTNNALGEALAQPFITKTFGAEGKTTTQQMVVEIEKSFERNLDTLAWMDAPTREQALVKVRKIANKIGYPDKWRNYDALKVERGSFLGSWVNASAFEQARQLAKIGKPVDKDEWIIPPPTVNAFYNPALNEIIFPAGILQPPFFNREATAPVNFGAMGMVVGHEITHGFDDEGRQFDAQGNLRDWWTPESDKAFRERVACVKEQYDGYTAIDELKVNGALTLGENVADLGGLKLAHAAMEAWLTRDPEAAKQVSGYRYTPSQQFFLGYAQSWCSKYRDPFARQMAMVDPHSPPHWRVNGPVGNLKEFQKAFQCQEGAKLVRPAAQRCEVW, from the coding sequence ATGAGAAAGGCATTACTGGCCGCCTGTTGTCTCGTGGTGTCCGCCTGCAAGACCGCGGAGCCCACGCCCACCCCCCCGGCCCCGCAGCCTCCGCAGGAGCAGCCGGCGCCCGCACCGAAGCCGCTGCCGCCCGGACTGGATGGCACGGCGATCAACGAGCAGGCGAACCCGTGCGAGGACTTCTACGAGTACGCGTGCGGCAACTGGGTGAAGAACACGGAGATCCCCGCGGATCGACCGCGCTGGTCGCGTGGCTTCGACTCGATCGCGGCGCGCAACGAGGAGGTGCTCCGGGAGCTCCTCGAGGCCTCCTCCACGGGCAAGGCGGCCGAGGGGACGCCGTACGCGCAGAAGCTGGGTGACTACTACGGCGCCTGCATGGACGAGGCGCAGCTGGAGGCCTCGCTGCCGGCGCTGAAGGCGGAGCTGGCGAAGCTGACGGCGGTGAAGAACGCGAAGGACCTGGCGCAGGTGGTGGGCACGCTGCACGCGCGCAGCGTGTTCCCGCTCTTCCATCTGGGCTCCAACAACGACCTGAAGGACGCCAGCCAGGTGATCGGCGAGGTGGACCAGGGCGGGCTCGGGCTGCCGGACCGGGACTACTACCTGAAGGATGACGAGAAATCGAAGGGGCTGCGCACGGCGTACGCGGAGCACCTGAAGAACCTCTTCGTGCTGCTGGGCGAGACGCCGGAGCAGGCGGCGAAGAGCGCGGCCACGGTGCTGGAGACGGAGACGGCGCTGGCCAAGGCCTCCCTGACGCGCGTGGAGCGCCGCGAGCCCAAGAGCCTCTACCACCGGCTGGAGCGCAAGGGCCTGAAGACGGAGGTGCCGGCCTTCGCGTGGGACGTGTACTTCACGGCCGCGGGCGCCAAGGACCTCCAGACGCTCAACGTCACGCACCCGCCCTTCTTCAAGGAGGTGGAGCGGCTGGTGAAGACGGCGAAGCCGGAGACGTGGAAGCCGTACCTGACGGCGCACTACGTGCTGAGCGTCGTCCCGGCGCTGCCCAAGGCCTTCCAGGCGGAGCGCTTCCGCTTCACCTCGCAGAACCTGACGGGCGCGAAGGAGGACGTACCCCGCTGGAAGAAGTGTGTGCGCTTCACCAACAACGCGCTGGGCGAGGCGTTGGCGCAGCCCTTCATCACGAAGACGTTCGGCGCGGAGGGCAAGACGACCACGCAGCAGATGGTGGTGGAGATCGAGAAGTCCTTCGAGCGCAACCTGGACACGCTGGCGTGGATGGACGCGCCCACGCGCGAGCAGGCGCTGGTGAAGGTGCGGAAGATCGCCAACAAGATTGGCTACCCGGACAAGTGGCGCAACTACGATGCGCTGAAGGTGGAGCGCGGCTCGTTCCTGGGCTCTTGGGTGAACGCCTCGGCGTTCGAGCAGGCCCGGCAGCTGGCGAAGATTGGCAAGCCGGTGGACAAGGACGAGTGGATCATCCCGCCGCCCACGGTGAACGCCTTCTACAACCCGGCCCTCAACGAGATCATCTTCCCGGCGGGCATCCTGCAGCCTCCGTTCTTCAACCGCGAGGCGACGGCGCCCGTGAACTTCGGGGCCATGGGCATGGTGGTGGGGCATGAGATCACCCACGGCTTCGACGACGAGGGCCGCCAGTTCGATGCCCAGGGCAACCTGCGGGACTGGTGGACGCCGGAGTCGGACAAGGCGTTCCGCGAGCGCGTGGCGTGCGTGAAGGAGCAGTACGACGGGTACACGGCCATCGACGAGCTGAAGGTGAACGGAGCGCTGACGCTCGGCGAGAACGTGGCGGACCTGGGCGGCCTGAAGCTGGCGCACGCGGCCATGGAGGCGTGGCTGACGAGGGACCCCGAGGCGGCCAAGCAGGTGAGTGGCTACCGCTACACGCCGAGCCAGCAGTTCTTCCTGGGCTACGCGCAGTCGTGGTGCTCGAAGTACCGGGATCCGTTCGCGCGGCAGATGGCGATGGTGGATCCGCACTCGCCGCCGCACTGGCGGGTGAACGGGCCGGTGGGCAACCTGAAGGAGTTCCAGAAGGCCTTCCAGTGCCAGGAGGGCGCGAAGCTGGTGCGCCCGGCCGCGCAGCGCTGCGAGGTGTGGTAG
- a CDS encoding PA0069 family radical SAM protein — translation MKPRPISNPTNPWDTTAVEYLDEIPPAKLEVLEDHSREVLGRNDSPDVGFTWSVNPYRGCLHACAYCYARPYHEYLGFGAGTDFETKLVVKPQAAELLRAAFERKSWKGEPIAFSGVTDCYQPIEASLRLTRACLEVCAEYRNPVGIITKGPLIERDLDVLKTLAQEARVSVCITLPFHDEQVARAMEPYVATPRRRLQTMERLAAAGISVGVAVAPVIPGLNDEDMVRVLTAAREAGATRAFYTLLRLPGPVQAVFEERLREKLPLRAERVLHRIRETRGGALNDARFSVRMRGEGLYADTIHKLFNTTARRLGLQSEWPSEGAEKESTFRRPMKPGTQLSFF, via the coding sequence GTGAAGCCCCGTCCCATCTCCAACCCGACCAATCCCTGGGACACCACCGCGGTGGAGTACCTGGACGAGATTCCTCCCGCGAAGCTGGAGGTGCTGGAGGACCACAGCCGCGAGGTGCTCGGGCGCAACGACAGCCCGGACGTCGGCTTCACCTGGAGCGTCAATCCCTACCGGGGCTGCCTCCATGCCTGCGCGTACTGCTACGCGCGGCCCTACCACGAGTACCTCGGCTTCGGCGCCGGCACGGACTTCGAGACGAAGCTGGTGGTGAAGCCCCAGGCCGCGGAGCTGCTGCGCGCGGCCTTCGAGCGCAAGAGCTGGAAGGGCGAGCCGATCGCCTTCAGCGGCGTCACCGACTGCTACCAGCCCATCGAGGCGTCGCTGCGGCTCACCCGCGCCTGCCTGGAGGTCTGCGCCGAGTACCGCAACCCGGTGGGCATCATCACCAAGGGGCCGCTCATCGAGCGCGACCTGGACGTGCTGAAGACACTGGCGCAGGAGGCCCGGGTGTCGGTGTGCATCACCCTGCCCTTCCACGACGAGCAGGTGGCGCGAGCCATGGAGCCGTACGTGGCCACGCCCCGGCGGCGCCTGCAGACGATGGAGCGGCTGGCGGCGGCGGGCATCTCCGTGGGCGTGGCGGTGGCGCCGGTCATCCCCGGGCTCAATGACGAGGACATGGTGCGAGTCCTCACCGCGGCGCGCGAGGCCGGGGCCACCCGTGCCTTCTACACGCTGCTGCGGCTGCCGGGCCCCGTGCAGGCCGTCTTCGAGGAGCGCCTGCGCGAGAAGCTCCCCCTGCGCGCCGAGCGGGTGCTGCACCGCATCCGCGAGACACGGGGGGGAGCGCTCAACGACGCGCGCTTCAGTGTCCGCATGCGAGGCGAGGGGCTCTACGCGGACACCATCCACAAGCTCTTCAACACCACCGCGCGCCGGCTGGGGCTGCAGAGCGAGTGGCCCTCGGAGGGGGCGGAGAAGGAGAGCACCTTCCGCCGCCCCATGAAGCCGGGCACGCAGCTCAGCTTCTTCTGA
- a CDS encoding L,D-transpeptidase family protein, giving the protein MRLWPALLCCLLLGMPVLAAEGTPTPVPLESAVRARLAREPRDTSKALFLFYETRGFQPAWFSYDGAVRPQAGEYLAALCEAETEGLWPERYRRAELEAALHRLTLDGEPGEAWVEVELGLTSSFLSYASHLLSGQVSSRGPGWSTKPPGAVVLAAVLEGALASGDLAVTLRGLSPSHEGFVRLREALARYRAIAAAGGWPLVPEGKPLERGMREPRVAVLRERLRSTGDLPPAAEERLLYPGAPGVGVAVLVGELVRAAMEEPAPESPKKPVPEDLYDAELEEGVKAFQRRHGLAADGKVGRETLKALRVPVEERIAQLLVNLERWRWAPRELGTRHVLVNLPAFELEAVEQGQPVLRMPVIIGQQEWSTPVLQDEVEYLVLHPTWYVPSKITAEEVLPKLREDPGAAARMGLTTYDRATGQPVDPGTVDWSGVAAESLPYRFAQDPGADNPLGRVKFMFPNRFSIYLHDTPNPKLFTEAQRAFSHGCIRVSEPAKLADFLLRGHEGWTEESLAAAMQETGGKQRRVELPAPVPVYLLYWTSFVGADGRVQFRPDVYRQDAAVRRALAVKPVPAAGESPAACGGARG; this is encoded by the coding sequence ATGCGTCTCTGGCCTGCCCTCCTGTGCTGCCTGCTCCTCGGGATGCCCGTCCTGGCCGCTGAGGGTACGCCCACGCCCGTGCCCCTCGAGTCCGCGGTCCGGGCCCGGCTGGCGCGGGAGCCGAGAGACACCTCCAAGGCCCTCTTCCTCTTCTACGAGACACGGGGCTTCCAGCCCGCGTGGTTCTCCTATGACGGGGCGGTGCGGCCGCAGGCGGGTGAGTACCTCGCGGCGCTTTGCGAGGCGGAGACGGAGGGCCTGTGGCCAGAGCGCTACCGGCGCGCGGAGCTCGAGGCGGCCCTGCACCGGCTGACGCTGGACGGAGAGCCGGGGGAGGCGTGGGTGGAGGTGGAGCTGGGGCTGACGTCGAGCTTCCTCTCCTACGCCTCGCACCTGCTGTCCGGACAGGTGTCCTCGCGCGGCCCGGGGTGGAGCACGAAGCCGCCGGGGGCGGTGGTCCTGGCGGCGGTGCTGGAGGGAGCGCTCGCGAGTGGAGACCTGGCCGTCACGCTGCGCGGCCTCTCCCCGAGCCATGAGGGCTTCGTGCGGCTGAGGGAGGCCCTCGCGCGTTACCGGGCCATCGCCGCCGCGGGGGGATGGCCGCTGGTGCCGGAGGGCAAGCCGCTCGAGCGGGGCATGCGAGAGCCACGGGTGGCGGTGCTGCGCGAGCGGCTGAGGTCCACGGGAGATCTGCCGCCGGCCGCGGAGGAGCGGTTGCTCTACCCAGGCGCGCCAGGCGTGGGCGTGGCGGTGCTGGTGGGGGAGCTCGTCCGCGCGGCGATGGAGGAGCCGGCTCCGGAGTCACCGAAGAAGCCCGTTCCCGAGGACCTCTACGACGCGGAGCTGGAGGAGGGGGTGAAGGCCTTCCAGCGGCGGCACGGCCTGGCGGCGGACGGGAAGGTGGGCAGGGAGACGCTCAAGGCGCTGCGGGTGCCGGTGGAGGAGCGCATCGCGCAGCTGCTGGTGAACCTGGAGCGCTGGCGCTGGGCGCCGAGGGAGCTGGGGACGCGGCACGTGCTGGTGAACCTGCCGGCCTTCGAGCTGGAGGCGGTGGAGCAGGGCCAGCCGGTGCTGCGGATGCCGGTCATCATCGGGCAGCAGGAGTGGAGCACCCCGGTGTTGCAGGACGAGGTGGAGTACCTGGTGCTGCATCCGACGTGGTACGTGCCGAGCAAGATCACCGCGGAGGAGGTGCTGCCGAAGCTGCGGGAGGATCCGGGGGCGGCGGCGCGGATGGGGCTGACGACGTACGATCGGGCCACGGGGCAGCCGGTGGACCCCGGGACGGTGGACTGGAGCGGAGTGGCGGCGGAGTCACTGCCCTACCGCTTCGCGCAGGATCCGGGGGCCGACAACCCGTTGGGCCGGGTGAAGTTCATGTTCCCCAACCGCTTCTCCATCTACCTGCACGACACGCCCAACCCGAAGCTCTTCACGGAGGCGCAGCGGGCCTTCAGCCACGGCTGCATCCGGGTGTCCGAGCCGGCGAAGCTCGCGGACTTCCTGTTGCGAGGCCACGAGGGCTGGACGGAGGAGTCCTTGGCGGCGGCGATGCAGGAGACGGGGGGCAAGCAGCGGCGGGTGGAGCTGCCGGCGCCGGTACCTGTGTACCTGCTGTACTGGACGAGCTTCGTGGGAGCGGATGGCCGGGTGCAGTTCCGGCCGGACGTGTACCGCCAGGACGCGGCGGTGAGGCGGGCGCTGGCGGTGAAGCCGGTGCCCGCAGCGGGTGAGTCTCCCGCGGCCTGCGGCGGGGCGCGCGGTTGA